From one Staphylococcus kloosii genomic stretch:
- a CDS encoding ABC-F family ATP-binding cassette domain-containing protein produces MLQVTDVSLRFGDRKLFEDVNIKFTEGNCYGLIGANGAGKSTFLKILSGELDAQTGHVSMGKNERLAVLKQDHFAYEDERVLDVVIKGHERLYEVMKEKDEIYMKPDFSDEDGIKAAELEGEFAEMNGWNAEADAGSLLSGLGISADLQDKNMSELENNQKVKVLLAQSLFGEPDVLLLDEPTNGLDIPAISWLEDFLINFDNTVIVVSHDRHFLNNVCTHIADLDYGKIKVYVGNYDFWYQSSQLAMKMAQEQNKKKEEKIKELQDFVARFSANASKSKQATSRKKQLEKIELDDIQPSSRRYPFVKFTPEREIGNDLLFVDNVSKTIDGEKVLDNVSFTMNPNDKAVLIGDSEFAKTTLLKILAGEMEPDEGTVKWGVTTSQSYFPKDNSEYFENVNMNLVDWLRQYAPEDEQTETFLRGFLGRMLFSGEEVKKKASVLSGGEKVRCMLSKMMLSSANVLLLDEPTNHLDLESITAVNDGLKSFKGSIIFTSYDFEFINTIANRVIDLNQPGGLSKEISYEAYLQETGVLKNA; encoded by the coding sequence ATGTTACAAGTTACTGATGTAAGTTTACGTTTTGGCGATCGTAAACTATTCGAAGATGTAAATATTAAATTTACAGAAGGCAATTGCTACGGATTAATTGGCGCAAATGGTGCTGGTAAATCAACATTTCTTAAAATACTATCTGGAGAATTAGATGCTCAAACGGGTCATGTTTCAATGGGAAAAAATGAACGTCTAGCAGTATTAAAACAAGATCACTTCGCATACGAAGATGAACGTGTTTTAGATGTTGTAATTAAAGGTCACGAAAGACTTTACGAAGTTATGAAAGAAAAAGACGAAATTTATATGAAACCTGATTTTAGTGATGAAGACGGTATTAAAGCAGCTGAGCTTGAAGGTGAATTTGCCGAAATGAACGGTTGGAATGCTGAAGCGGATGCAGGTTCCCTACTTTCAGGTTTAGGTATAAGCGCAGACTTACAAGATAAAAATATGTCTGAATTAGAAAACAATCAAAAAGTAAAAGTCCTATTAGCACAAAGTTTATTCGGTGAACCAGACGTATTACTTCTTGACGAACCTACCAATGGTCTTGATATTCCAGCAATAAGTTGGTTAGAAGACTTTTTAATTAATTTTGATAACACTGTTATTGTTGTTTCTCACGATAGACACTTCTTAAATAATGTATGTACGCATATTGCGGACTTAGACTACGGTAAAATTAAAGTCTATGTCGGAAATTATGATTTTTGGTATCAATCAAGCCAATTAGCAATGAAAATGGCACAAGAACAAAACAAGAAAAAAGAAGAGAAAATTAAAGAACTACAAGATTTCGTAGCACGTTTCTCTGCCAACGCATCTAAATCAAAACAAGCTACAAGTAGAAAGAAACAACTTGAAAAAATCGAATTAGATGATATTCAACCTTCTTCACGTAGATATCCATTTGTAAAATTCACACCAGAACGTGAAATTGGTAATGATTTACTATTTGTCGACAATGTTTCTAAAACAATTGATGGCGAAAAAGTCTTAGACAATGTTTCATTCACTATGAATCCTAATGATAAAGCCGTGTTAATTGGGGACAGTGAATTTGCTAAAACTACATTATTGAAAATTTTAGCTGGTGAAATGGAACCTGACGAAGGTACTGTTAAATGGGGTGTAACAACTTCACAAAGTTACTTCCCTAAAGATAACTCAGAGTACTTCGAGAACGTAAATATGAATTTAGTCGATTGGTTAAGACAATATGCACCTGAAGATGAACAGACTGAAACATTCTTACGTGGCTTCCTTGGCCGTATGTTATTTAGTGGTGAAGAAGTTAAGAAAAAAGCTAGTGTTTTATCTGGTGGCGAAAAAGTCCGTTGTATGCTTAGTAAAATGATGTTATCTAGTGCAAATGTATTGCTATTAGATGAACCAACAAACCATTTAGACTTAGAAAGTATTACAGCAGTAAACGATGGATTGAAATCATTTAAAGGTTCAATTATCTTTACTTCTTATGACTTTGAATTCATTAACACAATTGCAAATCGTGTCATTGATTTAAATCAACCTGGTGGACTTTCAAAAGAAATTTCATATGAAGCATATTTACAAGAAACTGGCGTATTAAAGAACGCTTAA
- the cvfB gene encoding RNA-binding virulence regulatory protein CvfB — MARDEKDIVGTIEFLEVVGLQGSTYMLKGPHGEEVKLNQSEINEEDELEVGEEYSFFIYPNRSGDLFATQNMPDITTDKYDFVKVLKTDRDGAHVDVGLPREVLIPWEDLPKVKSLWPVNGDQLFVTLRIDSENNMFARLATETIVENTFTPVNDDSKQNEIIEARPYRLLRIGSFLLSKDGYKIFVHESERKSEPRLGELVKVRIIGHNDKGELNGSFLPLSHERLDEDGQIIFDLLVEYDGELPFWDKSSPEAIKEVFNMSKGSFKRAIGHLYKNKIIKIETGKIELTKKGWSRLED; from the coding sequence ATGGCACGAGACGAAAAAGATATAGTAGGCACGATTGAATTTTTAGAAGTTGTCGGCTTACAAGGTTCTACTTATATGTTAAAAGGACCTCACGGTGAAGAAGTTAAATTAAACCAATCAGAAATTAACGAAGAAGACGAATTAGAAGTAGGTGAAGAATACAGTTTCTTCATTTACCCAAACCGTTCAGGTGATTTATTCGCCACTCAAAATATGCCTGACATTACGACTGATAAGTATGATTTTGTCAAAGTATTAAAAACAGATAGAGACGGTGCACATGTCGATGTAGGCTTACCGAGAGAGGTATTAATCCCATGGGAAGATTTACCAAAAGTTAAATCTTTATGGCCTGTGAATGGCGATCAATTATTCGTTACATTGCGTATTGATAGCGAAAATAATATGTTTGCACGTCTTGCTACGGAAACAATAGTAGAAAATACATTTACCCCTGTAAATGATGATAGTAAACAGAACGAAATTATTGAAGCACGTCCATATCGTTTATTAAGAATTGGTAGCTTTTTACTTTCTAAAGATGGTTATAAAATTTTTGTGCATGAATCTGAACGTAAATCAGAACCACGTTTAGGTGAATTAGTAAAAGTTCGTATTATTGGTCATAATGATAAAGGTGAACTCAATGGTTCATTTTTACCATTATCACATGAAAGACTCGATGAAGATGGTCAAATCATCTTTGATTTATTAGTAGAATATGACGGGGAACTGCCATTTTGGGACAAATCAAGCCCTGAAGCTATTAAAGAAGTCTTTAATATGAGTAAAGGTTCATTTAAAAGAGCAATTGGACATTTGTATAAAAACAAAATTATTAAGATCGAAACTGGCAAAATCGAATTAACCAAAAAAGGTTGGAGTAGGTTAGAGGACTAA
- a CDS encoding PstS family phosphate ABC transporter substrate-binding protein has product MKKWQLIGSTVIGASLLLGACSGSNGASKGSDVEGKVKGDGSSTVGPIIEKLNEKFAKDYPKVTVSNSTAGTGGGFEKFIAGNTDFSNASRPIKDEEKQKLKEKGIKYNEFKIAQDGVTIAVNKDNDFVKELDKNQLKEIYSGKAKTWKDVNSKWPAKKIKAFSPDQSHGTYDFFTEEIMNKGDINAEKNADTNTIVQSVTKNKQGIGYFGYNFYEQNKDKLKEVKIKDANGKLTEPTKKTIQDGSYALSRPLYTYTNEKKLKENKGLQAFTKFLLKDQGKAAESAGFVALPKEKYTEQQKELDKIIGKDNDKKDSKK; this is encoded by the coding sequence ATGAAAAAATGGCAACTAATCGGTTCAACGGTAATTGGAGCTTCGTTATTATTAGGCGCTTGTAGTGGGAGCAATGGTGCTAGTAAAGGTAGCGATGTTGAAGGAAAAGTGAAAGGCGATGGCTCTTCAACAGTAGGTCCTATCATTGAAAAACTAAATGAAAAATTTGCGAAAGATTATCCAAAGGTTACAGTTTCAAATAGTACGGCAGGTACTGGTGGTGGATTTGAAAAATTTATTGCAGGTAATACAGATTTCTCCAACGCTTCTCGTCCGATTAAAGATGAAGAAAAGCAAAAGCTTAAAGAAAAAGGGATTAAGTATAACGAATTCAAAATTGCTCAAGACGGCGTAACGATTGCCGTTAACAAAGACAATGATTTCGTCAAAGAGTTAGATAAGAACCAATTAAAAGAAATTTATTCAGGTAAGGCCAAAACATGGAAAGATGTTAATTCTAAATGGCCAGCGAAAAAAATCAAAGCATTTTCACCTGATCAATCTCACGGTACTTACGACTTCTTTACCGAAGAAATTATGAACAAAGGTGATATCAACGCAGAGAAAAATGCAGATACTAATACAATCGTACAATCAGTAACTAAAAATAAGCAGGGAATTGGTTACTTCGGTTATAACTTCTATGAACAAAATAAAGACAAGTTAAAAGAAGTCAAAATTAAAGACGCTAACGGCAAACTAACGGAACCAACTAAGAAAACAATTCAAGATGGTTCATACGCATTAAGCCGACCTTTATACACATACACAAACGAGAAAAAATTAAAAGAGAACAAAGGATTACAAGCTTTCACTAAATTCTTATTAAAAGATCAAGGTAAAGCAGCCGAAAGCGCAGGATTTGTCGCATTACCTAAAGAAAAATACACAGAACAACAAAAGGAATTAGACAAAATTATAGGTAAAGACAACGACAAAAAAGATAGCAAAAAATAA
- the pstC gene encoding phosphate ABC transporter permease subunit PstC — MVNNDISVRELIAKNNKRKKGISDKVVPVVLGTIAFISILTTIGIVFTLLSETFTFFSRVSLSQFLLTSEWNPFSSTPKYGIWSLVLGTLKITLIATIVAVPLGLGAAIYLSEYASNRMRAIIKPALEILSGIPTIVFGFFALTFVTPFIREIFPFIGSFNSISPGIIVGIMIIPLISSMSEDAMSSVPHKMREGALGLGATKFEVLAKVILPAATSGIMASIVLAISRAIGETMIVSLAAGSTPSASLDLTSSIQTMTGYIVQVATGDATFGSDVYYSIYAVGFTLFMFTLIMNLISHWITKRFREEY; from the coding sequence ATGGTAAATAATGATATATCTGTTAGAGAATTAATCGCTAAAAATAATAAGCGTAAAAAAGGGATAAGCGATAAAGTTGTTCCCGTAGTATTAGGTACGATCGCATTTATTTCAATTTTAACGACAATAGGTATCGTGTTTACGCTATTGTCAGAAACTTTCACATTTTTTTCAAGAGTTTCTTTATCTCAATTTTTACTCACTAGTGAATGGAATCCTTTTAGTTCAACGCCAAAATATGGTATTTGGTCACTAGTATTAGGTACTTTAAAAATAACTTTAATTGCTACGATTGTTGCAGTACCACTCGGCTTGGGAGCAGCGATATATTTAAGTGAATATGCTTCAAATCGTATGCGAGCTATCATTAAACCAGCATTAGAAATATTATCAGGAATACCAACAATCGTTTTTGGTTTCTTTGCTTTAACCTTTGTCACACCTTTTATCAGAGAAATCTTTCCGTTTATCGGTAGTTTCAACTCAATTAGTCCCGGAATTATCGTCGGCATTATGATTATTCCACTTATTTCAAGTATGAGTGAAGATGCAATGTCATCAGTACCACATAAAATGCGAGAGGGTGCGCTTGGATTAGGTGCTACTAAGTTCGAAGTATTAGCTAAAGTAATTTTACCTGCAGCCACTTCAGGAATTATGGCATCCATTGTCTTAGCGATATCTCGTGCAATAGGTGAAACGATGATCGTGTCACTTGCGGCAGGTAGTACGCCTTCAGCATCATTAGACCTTACATCATCCATTCAAACTATGACAGGTTACATCGTTCAAGTAGCTACAGGTGATGCTACGTTCGGTTCAGACGTTTATTACAGTATATACGCTGTAGGTTTCACATTATTTATGTTTACACTCATCATGAATTTAATTTCTCATTGGATTACGAAGCGATTTAGAGAGGAGTATTAA
- the pstA gene encoding phosphate ABC transporter permease PstA — protein sequence MAYQKNDLYISHNQRSLINQSNVEKRYARRFKVNRLYKWFVFTCTMIGVLVLAILIMNTFFKGVSHLTPSFFTSFSSSTPSMAGVKGGLIGTVWLMITIIPISIILGVGTAIYLEEYAKKNLFTKIVNISISNLAGVPSVVFGILGLTIFVRGMGIEFLALSNSIIAAALTMSLLILPIIIVASQEAIRAIPNSVREASVGLGATKWQTTKNVVIPAALPGILTGFILALSRALGETAPLILIGIPTVLLALPSNIFDQFQALPMNIYNWSKLPQEEFQNVASAGILVLLAVLLLMNTIAILIRNKYNKKY from the coding sequence ATGGCTTATCAAAAAAATGACCTCTACATTTCACACAATCAACGATCGCTTATTAATCAAAGCAATGTCGAAAAAAGATATGCACGCAGATTTAAAGTAAATCGATTATATAAGTGGTTTGTCTTCACATGCACGATGATTGGTGTATTGGTGTTAGCAATATTAATTATGAATACATTTTTCAAAGGCGTTAGTCACTTAACACCATCATTTTTTACAAGTTTTTCATCATCAACGCCTTCTATGGCTGGCGTAAAGGGTGGATTAATTGGAACTGTATGGTTAATGATAACAATTATTCCAATTTCTATCATTCTAGGAGTAGGTACTGCAATTTATTTAGAAGAATATGCTAAAAAAAATTTATTTACCAAAATTGTTAATATTAGCATTTCGAACTTGGCAGGTGTGCCTTCTGTAGTTTTTGGTATTTTAGGCTTAACAATTTTTGTTAGAGGTATGGGTATAGAGTTTTTAGCCCTCAGTAATTCTATTATTGCCGCAGCCTTAACTATGTCATTACTTATATTACCAATCATTATTGTAGCTAGCCAAGAAGCAATAAGAGCAATTCCAAATTCTGTGAGAGAAGCTTCTGTAGGTTTAGGTGCTACAAAATGGCAAACGACAAAAAATGTTGTCATACCAGCTGCACTGCCAGGTATACTAACTGGTTTTATTTTAGCTTTATCGCGTGCATTAGGGGAAACCGCACCATTAATTTTAATTGGTATTCCAACTGTATTACTTGCATTGCCGTCAAATATCTTTGATCAATTCCAAGCATTACCGATGAATATATATAATTGGTCAAAATTACCACAAGAAGAGTTCCAAAATGTTGCATCTGCAGGTATACTTGTATTGTTGGCCGTATTATTATTAATGAATACTATAGCTATATTAATTCGTAATAAATATAATAAGAAGTACTAA
- the pstB gene encoding phosphate ABC transporter ATP-binding protein PstB: MTTNPKIKTIDNARIQKQQNKSIINNKSTLKNQSTNKANIVYSTTNLDLWYGENHALKNINLDIEENTVTAIIGPSGCGKSTYIKTLNRMVELTPGVKTAGKIFYRDENIFDARFSAEKLRTNVGMVFQQPNPFPKSVYDNITYGPKIHGIKNKKVLDEIVEKSLRGAAIWDELKDKLDTNAYSLSGGQQQRVCIARTLAIEPDVILMDEPTSALDPISTLKIEELVQDLKEKYTIIIVTHNMQQAARISDNTAFFLNGYVNEYDKTAKIFSNPADKQTEDYISGRFG, encoded by the coding sequence ATGACTACTAATCCTAAAATTAAAACAATTGATAATGCTAGAATTCAAAAACAACAAAATAAAAGCATTATCAACAACAAAAGTACTTTAAAAAATCAATCAACGAATAAAGCAAACATTGTATATTCCACAACAAATTTAGATTTATGGTACGGCGAAAATCATGCATTAAAAAATATAAATTTAGATATTGAAGAAAATACAGTTACAGCTATAATCGGGCCATCAGGGTGTGGTAAATCAACTTATATCAAGACACTAAATAGAATGGTTGAGTTAACACCGGGCGTTAAAACGGCAGGTAAAATATTTTATCGCGACGAAAATATCTTTGACGCTAGATTTTCTGCTGAAAAGTTAAGAACTAATGTAGGAATGGTTTTCCAACAACCGAATCCATTTCCTAAATCAGTTTATGACAATATCACGTATGGCCCTAAAATACACGGTATAAAAAACAAAAAAGTATTAGATGAGATTGTTGAAAAATCTCTACGCGGGGCAGCTATTTGGGATGAATTAAAAGATAAGTTGGATACAAATGCTTATAGTTTATCAGGAGGACAACAACAACGTGTCTGTATAGCACGTACATTAGCTATTGAGCCTGACGTTATTTTAATGGATGAACCAACTTCCGCTTTAGATCCAATCTCAACTTTAAAAATTGAAGAACTAGTTCAAGATTTAAAAGAAAAATATACAATTATTATCGTTACACATAATATGCAACAAGCTGCACGTATTTCAGACAATACAGCTTTCTTCCTTAACGGTTACGTTAACGAATATGACAAGACAGCCAAAATTTTCTCTAATCCTGCCGATAAACAAACAGAAGACTATATTTCTGGTAGATTCGGTTAA
- the phoU gene encoding phosphate signaling complex protein PhoU, with the protein MTIIRNKYESELQDLNKDLRRLGLLVYRNITYALQSLSETNRNYARQTIGKDVDINDLETEINEKVIMLITRQQPIAADLRLMIAALKIASDFERIGDNAMNIAEIRLRTHFTDPYVLTRLTTMGKLALLMIEDLNQAVKNKDITLICEIIERDSDIDDLYRNIVNTTYLIDNDPFVAGQAHLAARYLERIGDHISNIAENIYYFHTGERYETNHD; encoded by the coding sequence ATGACAATTATTAGAAATAAATATGAGTCTGAACTTCAAGATTTAAATAAAGATTTACGTCGGTTGGGTTTACTTGTCTATCGCAATATAACGTACGCATTACAATCATTAAGTGAAACAAATAGAAACTATGCAAGACAAACCATCGGTAAAGATGTAGATATAAATGATTTAGAGACTGAAATTAACGAAAAAGTTATCATGTTAATAACAAGACAACAACCTATAGCGGCAGACTTACGCTTAATGATTGCCGCACTTAAAATCGCTTCAGATTTCGAAAGAATAGGCGATAATGCTATGAATATTGCTGAAATAAGACTCAGAACACATTTTACTGATCCATATGTACTTACACGTTTAACAACCATGGGCAAATTAGCATTACTAATGATTGAAGATTTGAATCAAGCAGTTAAAAATAAAGATATTACATTAATTTGTGAAATTATAGAACGTGATTCAGATATTGATGATTTGTACAGAAATATTGTTAATACAACGTATTTAATCGATAACGATCCATTTGTAGCTGGCCAAGCGCATTTGGCGGCACGTTATTTAGAACGTATTGGCGACCATATTAGTAATATTGCCGAGAATATTTACTATTTCCATACTGGTGAACGCTATGAAACAAATCACGATTAA
- the pepF gene encoding oligoendopeptidase F has protein sequence MSNALPFRKDVPDNQKWDVTDIFTSDEAFYATVDETLQKAKKFREQFENQLSNPKVIENALDDYSQILIQVDRMANYAELRLSVDTSDEAAQTVSSKFNTTFGKIISQLAFVESEILQLSEETLNDFNKKTKYPHFITKLKNRQPYQLDPKVEEALASLSPTLEAPFELYGITKMLDIPFESFEHNGTTYPLDYATFENEYEDNENPEFRQKSFETFSNALKKYQHTTAATYNMKVQQEKIEADLRGYDSVIDYLLQEQDVTREMYDRQIDVIMSELAPIMQKYAKLLKRVHGLEVMRFEDLKISIDPSYEPDISIEDSKEYIYGALGILGDDYLKMVETAYQDKWIDFAQNKGKDTGAYCASPYFTHSYVFISWTGKMAETFVLAHELGHAGHFTLAQQHQNYLESEASMYFVEAPSTMNEMLMSNYLFKNSNDSRFKRWVIGSMISRTYYHNMVTHLLEAAYQREVYKRVDNGESLTAPVLNQIMRNVYSEFFGDAVKLTDGAELTWMRQPHYYMGLYSYTYSAGLTIGTVMAQRIKNEGQPAVDAWLETLKAGGSKSPIELASTAGIDISTDQPLRSTINYIGELVDELETLTDELEA, from the coding sequence ATGAGTAATGCACTACCATTCCGTAAAGATGTTCCAGATAACCAAAAATGGGACGTAACTGATATTTTTACTTCTGACGAAGCATTTTATGCTACCGTTGATGAAACGTTACAGAAAGCTAAAAAGTTTAGAGAACAATTTGAAAATCAACTATCTAATCCTAAAGTAATTGAAAATGCTTTAGATGATTATTCGCAAATTTTAATTCAAGTTGACCGTATGGCAAACTATGCTGAATTACGTTTAAGTGTAGATACATCAGATGAAGCAGCTCAAACTGTAAGCTCAAAATTTAATACGACGTTTGGTAAGATTATCAGTCAATTAGCTTTTGTTGAATCCGAAATTTTACAGTTATCGGAAGAAACATTAAATGATTTCAATAAAAAGACGAAGTATCCACACTTCATTACTAAATTAAAAAATCGCCAACCTTATCAATTGGACCCTAAAGTGGAAGAAGCGTTAGCAAGTCTATCACCTACTCTTGAGGCGCCATTTGAATTGTATGGTATTACTAAAATGCTTGATATACCATTTGAGTCTTTTGAACATAATGGTACGACTTACCCATTAGATTATGCTACTTTTGAAAATGAGTATGAAGATAATGAGAATCCAGAGTTTAGACAAAAAAGTTTTGAAACTTTTAGCAATGCCTTAAAGAAATATCAACATACTACTGCAGCAACATACAATATGAAAGTACAACAAGAAAAAATAGAAGCAGATTTACGTGGTTATGACTCTGTAATTGATTATTTATTACAAGAGCAAGATGTTACTAGAGAGATGTATGATCGTCAAATTGATGTCATAATGAGCGAACTTGCACCGATTATGCAAAAATATGCGAAATTGTTAAAACGAGTGCATGGTTTAGAAGTAATGCGCTTTGAAGACCTTAAAATTTCTATTGATCCAAGCTATGAACCTGATATTTCTATTGAAGATTCTAAAGAATATATTTATGGTGCGCTAGGTATTCTGGGCGATGATTACTTAAAAATGGTAGAGACTGCATATCAAGATAAATGGATTGATTTTGCACAAAATAAAGGTAAAGATACTGGTGCATATTGTGCAAGTCCATACTTTACCCATAGTTATGTCTTTATTTCTTGGACAGGCAAAATGGCAGAAACATTCGTTTTAGCGCATGAATTAGGACACGCTGGTCATTTTACATTAGCTCAACAACACCAAAATTATTTAGAATCTGAAGCGTCAATGTACTTTGTTGAAGCCCCTTCTACGATGAATGAAATGTTAATGTCTAACTATTTATTTAAAAATAGTAATGATAGTCGTTTTAAACGTTGGGTTATAGGCTCAATGATTTCTAGAACGTATTACCATAATATGGTAACGCATTTATTAGAAGCAGCTTATCAAAGAGAAGTTTATAAACGCGTTGATAATGGTGAATCACTTACTGCGCCAGTATTAAATCAAATTATGCGTAATGTTTATAGTGAATTCTTTGGAGATGCTGTGAAATTAACTGATGGAGCAGAATTGACTTGGATGAGACAACCTCACTACTATATGGGACTCTATTCTTATACTTATTCTGCTGGTTTAACTATAGGCACAGTTATGGCGCAACGAATTAAAAATGAAGGACAACCTGCAGTTGATGCATGGTTGGAAACATTAAAAGCTGGAGGTAGTAAATCTCCTATCGAACTTGCTAGTACGGCAGGCATTGATATTAGTACAGACCAACCGTTACGTTCTACTATTAATTATATTGGAGAATTAGTAGATGAACTTGAAACATTAACAGACGAGTTAGAGGCATAA
- a CDS encoding siderophore ABC transporter substrate-binding protein has protein sequence MKKLSIAIMILIVTIFITGCGNATQSKDQQKSKTVSIKHAYEFKDKNNDHNRGTIKKETIEVPINPKRVAVMDYGALDTMKSLKLEDKIVAISKGQNSSFLPTSLAEFKDDKYLNLGNPGRPNYDNLAKAKPEVIFASFRQAHTATLDEMKKAAPNAKIIFVSPHYDNYIESVKDNALIIGKIFNKENAVNKINTRLDKKLAETKKVINNDKVLFLNVDDKSIKAFGSSGRFGGFLNEALGINHADKDMKANSKGAVISYEYLVRKNPDKIFVINRGKNAKTNELPESLHNPVIQDVKAVKNNEITLFEANKWFFNEGGVQATIDQMEDVKKAFK, from the coding sequence ATGAAAAAACTAAGTATTGCAATTATGATATTGATTGTAACGATATTTATTACAGGTTGTGGCAATGCTACACAATCAAAAGATCAACAGAAATCAAAAACTGTAAGTATTAAACATGCATATGAATTTAAGGACAAAAACAATGATCATAATAGAGGTACTATAAAAAAAGAAACGATAGAGGTCCCTATCAATCCAAAACGCGTTGCAGTCATGGATTATGGTGCATTAGACACCATGAAATCACTTAAATTAGAAGATAAAATAGTTGCAATATCTAAAGGTCAAAACAGTTCATTCTTACCTACTAGTTTAGCAGAATTTAAAGACGATAAATATTTAAATTTAGGTAATCCGGGCCGCCCTAATTATGATAATTTGGCAAAAGCGAAGCCTGAAGTGATTTTTGCATCATTTAGACAAGCGCATACCGCCACTTTGGATGAAATGAAAAAAGCTGCGCCTAATGCCAAAATTATATTTGTAAGCCCCCACTACGACAATTATATTGAATCTGTTAAAGATAATGCTCTAATTATAGGTAAAATATTTAACAAAGAAAATGCGGTTAATAAAATCAACACTAGACTCGATAAGAAGTTAGCAGAAACTAAAAAAGTCATTAATAATGATAAAGTGTTATTTTTAAATGTCGATGATAAATCCATTAAGGCATTTGGTTCATCAGGAAGATTTGGCGGATTTTTAAATGAAGCTTTAGGCATTAATCATGCTGATAAAGATATGAAAGCTAATTCCAAAGGCGCTGTAATTTCTTATGAGTATTTAGTTCGCAAAAATCCAGATAAAATATTTGTGATAAATAGAGGGAAAAATGCTAAAACAAATGAATTACCTGAATCATTACATAATCCAGTTATCCAAGATGTTAAAGCGGTAAAAAATAACGAAATTACGTTGTTTGAAGCTAATAAATGGTTCTTCAATGAAGGTGGCGTACAAGCAACCATAGACCAAATGGAAGATGTTAAAAAAGCCTTTAAATAA